A stretch of Castanea sativa cultivar Marrone di Chiusa Pesio chromosome 2, ASM4071231v1 DNA encodes these proteins:
- the LOC142626479 gene encoding CASP-like protein 1D2: MASADKPTDPEYNKEAPPPPPPSATVNCFALDITLRVLLFASALTAVVVVVTSNQTKFIPPLGFREAKFKHSPAFVYFVVALSVAGLYSIITTLASLSVIWKPHLSTKFLLHFAFWDVLILGLVASATGTAGGVAYIGLKGNDHVMWNKICNKYDKFCQHVAGSLAVSLFASIVLVLLVWLSVYSLHRRIPK, translated from the exons ATGGCTTCCGCTGATAAGCCTACAGACCCAGAATACAACAAGGaagctcctcctcctcctcctccatctGCCACCGTGAACTGTTTTGCTTTGGATATAACCCTCAGGGTCTTATTATTTGCGTCGGCTCTGACGGCTGTCGTGGTTGTAGTCACTAGTAACCAAACCAAGTTTATTCCTCCGCTAGGATTTCGCGAGGCCAAGTTTAAACACTCCCCGGCTTTCGT GTACTTTGTTGTGGCACTGTCCGTTGCTGGACTTTATAGTATCATTACAACCTTAGCATCACTCTCAGTCATCTGGAAGCCTCACTTGTCAACCAAGTTCTTGCTCCATTTTGCATTTTGGGATGTG CTGATATTGGGGCTAGTAGCTTCAGCCACTGGCACAGCAGGTGGTGTTGCATATATTGGATTAAAGGGCAACGACCATGTGATGTGGAATAAGATATGCAACAAGTATGATAAGTTTTGTCAACATGTAGCAGGATCTCTTGCAGTCTCTTTGTTCGCTTCCATTGTGCTTGTTCTTCTAGTTTGGCTCTCAGTTTACAGCCTTCATCGTAGGATCCCCAAGTAA
- the LOC142626031 gene encoding CASP-like protein 1E1 — MENQNKVSMGTMDGLQNIEKEMKMANQRTAKSRELLVRLLAFALTFVAAILFGINKQTKVVPVLITPTLPLNVTVSAKWHYLSAFVYFVASNAIACSYAALSILLLFTSKGENNILLKMIIILDTLMVALLFSGNGAATAIALMGYKGNSHVQWKEVCSVFGKFCDQGAAAIGLSQLGSLAFLLLVLMSVLSSNKRSSNY; from the exons ATGGAGAACCAAAACAAGGTCAGTATGGGTACTATGGATGGGTTGCAGAATATAGAGAAGGAAATGAAGATGGCAAATCAAAGAACAGCCAAGAGTCGTGAATTACTTGTAAGGCTTTTGGCATTTGCTCTAACTTTTGTTGCTGCTATACTTTTTGGGATAAACAAGCAGACCAAGGTTGTCCCGGTTCTGATCACCCCAACCCTGCCACTCAATGTTACTGTTTCTGCTAAGTGGCATTACTTGTCTGCCTTTGT GTATTTTGTGGCATCAAATGCCATAGCATGTTCATATGCAGCCCTCTCTATTCTCCTCCTATTCACAAGCAAAGGTGAAAACAACATATTACTCAAGATGATTATCATCCTGGATACACTAATGGTTGCGTTACTCTTCTCCGGCAACGGAGCCGCCACTGCCATTGCCTTAATGGGCTACAAAGGGAATTCTCATGTGCAGTGGAAAGAAGTTTGTAGTGtgtttggaaaattttgtgaccaaggTGCAGCTGCTATTGGCCTTTCTCAGCTTGGATCACTAGCATTTCTGTTGCTAGTTCTCATGTCTGTTCTCAGCTCCAACAAAAGGTCATCTaattattag